Proteins from a single region of Arctopsyche grandis isolate Sample6627 chromosome 1, ASM5162203v2, whole genome shotgun sequence:
- the LOC143918726 gene encoding uncharacterized protein LOC143918726 isoform X8, whose protein sequence is MLHSGMPTYEQQHHPHAQHAAHKPAWPQPIMQPLQVTFPNSFPDPGLTQLGVSNDQVIKTEPKVKQEIKTEPLVSIEPPGPSVIAMHTSAESHSVIDASVTNSLNDDPPKIKIKTDLFKEAEASNQIRRGVITESGEIEKAPGSNAEMQIRQSNLTEVGRDGVNKSNEIAAINKDIVSDPNLDMLGGVCMVGDVEGGKSRISDSGNSTDSANKNKFQGSEDETKIPNEIYFGTPDISTYRPKMMSTTSAVVTTTTTPKPVSAAMSISGEGKKRGRPKGSCNKPKPPVGTPGVPRPQVGRPRGAGHSSSYMAHPIRPFKRDFSGIRFRRRWSDDGLDSSHIPNEVYFGDVPVSMEILFNYYDTNSEREKLHSHQKMAQQTPGNVTLVYSSSDSSSDDSSDSDSSDTENEPVGLTQPTKRGPGRPRGSKTINRRSDGQQLSSGGSPGDKPPGITDMKKFLKAAGIDYDYNKLVDGATSNKDRVARLMGLLHGKGLVGPPSMEACRALYDGPPPRRRGPKPGTKRTPRPSISLSTEAPEVELTPSVTDEESRRVTRGQTSGKPRQRIVISSDEEDSHTPLSKLRTMRQ, encoded by the exons ATGCTCCATTCGGGGATGCCCACGTACGAGCAGCAGCATCACCCTCACGCCCAACACGCCGCCCACAAACCCGCATGGCCTCAGCCCATCATGCAACCTTTGCAGGTTACTTTTCCTAACAGTTTTCCGGATCCAGGGCTGACTCAACTCGGG GTGTCCAATGACCAAGTGATCAAAACGGAACCGAAAGTGAAACAAGAAATCAAAACTGAACCTTTAGTAAGCATCGAGCCGCCCGGTCCATCTGTTATCGCTATGCACACGTCTGCTGAATCCCACTCG gtCATTGATGCATCCGTCACCAATTCACTCAACGACGATCCACCTAAGATTAAAATCAAAACTGACCTTTTTAAAGAAGCGGAGGCTTCGAATCAAATCCGGAGAGGGGTCATTACCGAAAGTGGCGAAATAGAAAAGGCACCCGGGAGTA ATGCTGAAATGCAAATTAGACAGTCTAATTTAACCGAAGTTGGACGCGATGGAGTTAATAAAAGTAACGAAATTGCAGCCATCAATAAAG ATATAGTTTCCGACCCGAATTTAGACATGCTGGGTGGTGTTTGCATGGTGGGAGATGTCGAAGGTGGAAAATCTCGAATATCGGACAGTGGAAACAGCACCGATagcgcaaataaaaataaatttcaagg TTCTGAAGATGAGACGAAGATACCTAATGAGATATATTTCGGAACACCAGACATATCAACGTATCGCCCCAAAATGATGTCCACAACTAGTGCAGTTGTCACTACTACTACTACACCCAAACCGGTATCAGCAGCGATGTCCATCAGTGGAGAAGGCAAGAAAAGGGGTCGTCCAAAAGGATCCTGTAACAAACCTAAACCCCCG GTGGGGACACCTGGAGTTCCACGTCCTCAAGTGGGACGACCACGTGGTGCTGGTCACAGTAGTTCTTACATGGCTCATCCTATTAGGCCATTCAAACGAGATTTCTCTGGCATTCGATTTAGAAG GAGATGGAGTGATGATGGTCTCGATTCATCTCACATACCGAATGAAGTTTATTTTGGTGATGTGCCAGTTTCAATGGAgatactttttaattattatgatacaaaTTCCGAAAGAGAAAAATTGCACTCTCATCAAAAAAtg gcGCAACAGACTCCTGGCAATGTTACTTTGGTTTATTCATCATCAGATAGTTCATCAGATGATTCTTCTGATAGTGATTCAAGTGATACTGAGAATGAACCAGTA GGACTTACACAACCAACCAAAAGAGGTCCAGGTCGACCACGTGGCTCTAAAACAATCAATCGTCGTTCTGATGGACAACAGCTCTCATCCGGAGGCAGTCCTGGTGACAAACCTCCGGGAATCACCGATATGAAAAAGTTCCTCAAGGCAGCTGGAATAGACTATGACTACAATAAGTTGGTTGATG GTGCTACGTCTAACAAGGATCGTGTGGCTCGCTTAATGGGGCTTTTGCATGGTAAAGGCTTAGTGGGCCCTCCTTCGATGGAAGCCTGCCGAGCCCTTTATGATGGCCCTCCTCCACGTCGCCGGGGACCAAAACCAGGCACCAAACGAACTCCGAGACCATCTATTTCTCTGTCCACGGAAGCTCCGGAAGTTGAATTAACACCAT ccgTTACCGACGAAGAATCTCGGCGAGTGACCCGTGGCCAAACATCTGGCAAACCTCGCCAGCGCATTGTTATCTCTTCAGATGAAGAAGACTCCCACACTCCCTTAAGCAAATTAAGAACAATGCGTCAATAA
- the LOC143918726 gene encoding uncharacterized protein LOC143918726 isoform X6, whose amino-acid sequence MNNYEERGVPGVAGVTGVTGVTGVGVGVGVGVGVGVGVPHKRVRMEADPGAPPAVVQGNGLPLAYMDNGHQISYQPYAGSYNTHYSPAEVTFGGYGPGGDLAGYASRSLAYAPPAHQAYPPPPQTSAAAFVQQQQQQMLHSGMPTYEQQHHPHAQHAAHKPAWPQPIMQPLQVSNDQVIKTEPKVKQEIKTEPLVSIEPPGPSVIAMHTSAESHSVIDASVTNSLNDDPPKIKIKTDLFKEAEASNQIRRGVITESGEIEKAPGSNAEMQIRQSNLTEVGRDGVNKSNEIAAINKDIVSDPNLDMLGGVCMVGDVEGGKSRISDSGNSTDSANKNKFQGASESSSSSSEDETKIPNEIYFGTPDISTYRPKMMSTTSAVVTTTTTPKPVSAAMSISGEGKKRGRPKGSCNKPKPPVGTPGVPRPQVGRPRGAGHSSSYMAHPIRPFKRDFSGIRFRRRWSDDGLDSSHIPNEVYFGDVPVSMEILFNYYDTNSEREKLHSHQKMAQQTPGNVTLVYSSSDSSSDDSSDSDSSDTENEPVGLTQPTKRGPGRPRGSKTINRRSDGQQLSSGGSPGDKPPGITDMKKFLKAAGIDYDYNKLVDGATSNKDRVARLMGLLHGKGLVGPPSMEACRALYDGPPPRRRGPKPGTKRTPRPSISLSTEAPEVELTPSVTDEESRRVTRGQTSGKPRQRIVISSDEEDSHTPLSKLRTMRQ is encoded by the exons ATGAACAACTACGAGGAGCGCGGAGTGCCAGGCGTCGCCGGGGTCACGGGAGTCACAGGAGTGactggagtcggagtcggtgtgggagtcggagtcggagtcggagtcggagtgcCCCACAAGCGAGTGCGCATGGAAGCCGACCCGGGCGCGCCCCCCGCCGTCGTGCAGGGCAACGGGCTTCCGCTCGCCTACATGG ACAATGGACATCAGATATCGTACCAACCGTACGCTGGATCGTACAACACCCACTATTCGCCTGCAGAGGTGACCTTCGGCGGATACGGTCCCGGCGGAGATCTGGCCGGATACGCGTCTCGCAGCCTAGCGTACGCTCCGCCCGCTCACCAGGCTTACCCTCCTCCGCCTCAAACTTCCGCTGCTGCTTTCGtgcagcagcagcaacagcaaATGCTCCATTCGGGGATGCCCACGTACGAGCAGCAGCATCACCCTCACGCCCAACACGCCGCCCACAAACCCGCATGGCCTCAGCCCATCATGCAACCTTTGCAG GTGTCCAATGACCAAGTGATCAAAACGGAACCGAAAGTGAAACAAGAAATCAAAACTGAACCTTTAGTAAGCATCGAGCCGCCCGGTCCATCTGTTATCGCTATGCACACGTCTGCTGAATCCCACTCG gtCATTGATGCATCCGTCACCAATTCACTCAACGACGATCCACCTAAGATTAAAATCAAAACTGACCTTTTTAAAGAAGCGGAGGCTTCGAATCAAATCCGGAGAGGGGTCATTACCGAAAGTGGCGAAATAGAAAAGGCACCCGGGAGTA ATGCTGAAATGCAAATTAGACAGTCTAATTTAACCGAAGTTGGACGCGATGGAGTTAATAAAAGTAACGAAATTGCAGCCATCAATAAAG ATATAGTTTCCGACCCGAATTTAGACATGCTGGGTGGTGTTTGCATGGTGGGAGATGTCGAAGGTGGAAAATCTCGAATATCGGACAGTGGAAACAGCACCGATagcgcaaataaaaataaatttcaagg TGCTTCTGAATCCTCTTCATCTAGTTCTGAAGATGAGACGAAGATACCTAATGAGATATATTTCGGAACACCAGACATATCAACGTATCGCCCCAAAATGATGTCCACAACTAGTGCAGTTGTCACTACTACTACTACACCCAAACCGGTATCAGCAGCGATGTCCATCAGTGGAGAAGGCAAGAAAAGGGGTCGTCCAAAAGGATCCTGTAACAAACCTAAACCCCCG GTGGGGACACCTGGAGTTCCACGTCCTCAAGTGGGACGACCACGTGGTGCTGGTCACAGTAGTTCTTACATGGCTCATCCTATTAGGCCATTCAAACGAGATTTCTCTGGCATTCGATTTAGAAG GAGATGGAGTGATGATGGTCTCGATTCATCTCACATACCGAATGAAGTTTATTTTGGTGATGTGCCAGTTTCAATGGAgatactttttaattattatgatacaaaTTCCGAAAGAGAAAAATTGCACTCTCATCAAAAAAtg gcGCAACAGACTCCTGGCAATGTTACTTTGGTTTATTCATCATCAGATAGTTCATCAGATGATTCTTCTGATAGTGATTCAAGTGATACTGAGAATGAACCAGTA GGACTTACACAACCAACCAAAAGAGGTCCAGGTCGACCACGTGGCTCTAAAACAATCAATCGTCGTTCTGATGGACAACAGCTCTCATCCGGAGGCAGTCCTGGTGACAAACCTCCGGGAATCACCGATATGAAAAAGTTCCTCAAGGCAGCTGGAATAGACTATGACTACAATAAGTTGGTTGATG GTGCTACGTCTAACAAGGATCGTGTGGCTCGCTTAATGGGGCTTTTGCATGGTAAAGGCTTAGTGGGCCCTCCTTCGATGGAAGCCTGCCGAGCCCTTTATGATGGCCCTCCTCCACGTCGCCGGGGACCAAAACCAGGCACCAAACGAACTCCGAGACCATCTATTTCTCTGTCCACGGAAGCTCCGGAAGTTGAATTAACACCAT ccgTTACCGACGAAGAATCTCGGCGAGTGACCCGTGGCCAAACATCTGGCAAACCTCGCCAGCGCATTGTTATCTCTTCAGATGAAGAAGACTCCCACACTCCCTTAAGCAAATTAAGAACAATGCGTCAATAA
- the LOC143918726 gene encoding uncharacterized protein LOC143918726 isoform X9, producing MLHSGMPTYEQQHHPHAQHAAHKPAWPQPIMQPLQVSNDQVIKTEPKVKQEIKTEPLVSIEPPGPSVIAMHTSAESHSVIDASVTNSLNDDPPKIKIKTDLFKEAEASNQIRRGVITESGEIEKAPGSNAEMQIRQSNLTEVGRDGVNKSNEIAAINKDIVSDPNLDMLGGVCMVGDVEGGKSRISDSGNSTDSANKNKFQGFSASESSSSSSEDETKIPNEIYFGTPDISTYRPKMMSTTSAVVTTTTTPKPVSAAMSISGEGKKRGRPKGSCNKPKPPVGTPGVPRPQVGRPRGAGHSSSYMAHPIRPFKRDFSGIRFRRRWSDDGLDSSHIPNEVYFGDVPVSMEILFNYYDTNSEREKLHSHQKMAQQTPGNVTLVYSSSDSSSDDSSDSDSSDTENEPVGLTQPTKRGPGRPRGSKTINRRSDGQQLSSGGSPGDKPPGITDMKKFLKAAGIDYDYNKLVDGATSNKDRVARLMGLLHGKGLVGPPSMEACRALYDGPPPRRRGPKPGTKRTPRPSISLSTEAPEVELTPSVTDEESRRVTRGQTSGKPRQRIVISSDEEDSHTPLSKLRTMRQ from the exons ATGCTCCATTCGGGGATGCCCACGTACGAGCAGCAGCATCACCCTCACGCCCAACACGCCGCCCACAAACCCGCATGGCCTCAGCCCATCATGCAACCTTTGCAG GTGTCCAATGACCAAGTGATCAAAACGGAACCGAAAGTGAAACAAGAAATCAAAACTGAACCTTTAGTAAGCATCGAGCCGCCCGGTCCATCTGTTATCGCTATGCACACGTCTGCTGAATCCCACTCG gtCATTGATGCATCCGTCACCAATTCACTCAACGACGATCCACCTAAGATTAAAATCAAAACTGACCTTTTTAAAGAAGCGGAGGCTTCGAATCAAATCCGGAGAGGGGTCATTACCGAAAGTGGCGAAATAGAAAAGGCACCCGGGAGTA ATGCTGAAATGCAAATTAGACAGTCTAATTTAACCGAAGTTGGACGCGATGGAGTTAATAAAAGTAACGAAATTGCAGCCATCAATAAAG ATATAGTTTCCGACCCGAATTTAGACATGCTGGGTGGTGTTTGCATGGTGGGAGATGTCGAAGGTGGAAAATCTCGAATATCGGACAGTGGAAACAGCACCGATagcgcaaataaaaataaatttcaagg TTTCAGTGCTTCTGAATCCTCTTCATCTAGTTCTGAAGATGAGACGAAGATACCTAATGAGATATATTTCGGAACACCAGACATATCAACGTATCGCCCCAAAATGATGTCCACAACTAGTGCAGTTGTCACTACTACTACTACACCCAAACCGGTATCAGCAGCGATGTCCATCAGTGGAGAAGGCAAGAAAAGGGGTCGTCCAAAAGGATCCTGTAACAAACCTAAACCCCCG GTGGGGACACCTGGAGTTCCACGTCCTCAAGTGGGACGACCACGTGGTGCTGGTCACAGTAGTTCTTACATGGCTCATCCTATTAGGCCATTCAAACGAGATTTCTCTGGCATTCGATTTAGAAG GAGATGGAGTGATGATGGTCTCGATTCATCTCACATACCGAATGAAGTTTATTTTGGTGATGTGCCAGTTTCAATGGAgatactttttaattattatgatacaaaTTCCGAAAGAGAAAAATTGCACTCTCATCAAAAAAtg gcGCAACAGACTCCTGGCAATGTTACTTTGGTTTATTCATCATCAGATAGTTCATCAGATGATTCTTCTGATAGTGATTCAAGTGATACTGAGAATGAACCAGTA GGACTTACACAACCAACCAAAAGAGGTCCAGGTCGACCACGTGGCTCTAAAACAATCAATCGTCGTTCTGATGGACAACAGCTCTCATCCGGAGGCAGTCCTGGTGACAAACCTCCGGGAATCACCGATATGAAAAAGTTCCTCAAGGCAGCTGGAATAGACTATGACTACAATAAGTTGGTTGATG GTGCTACGTCTAACAAGGATCGTGTGGCTCGCTTAATGGGGCTTTTGCATGGTAAAGGCTTAGTGGGCCCTCCTTCGATGGAAGCCTGCCGAGCCCTTTATGATGGCCCTCCTCCACGTCGCCGGGGACCAAAACCAGGCACCAAACGAACTCCGAGACCATCTATTTCTCTGTCCACGGAAGCTCCGGAAGTTGAATTAACACCAT ccgTTACCGACGAAGAATCTCGGCGAGTGACCCGTGGCCAAACATCTGGCAAACCTCGCCAGCGCATTGTTATCTCTTCAGATGAAGAAGACTCCCACACTCCCTTAAGCAAATTAAGAACAATGCGTCAATAA
- the LOC143918726 gene encoding uncharacterized protein LOC143918726 isoform X7, with amino-acid sequence MNNYEERGVPGVAGVTGVTGVTGVGVGVGVGVGVGVGVPHKRVRMEADPGAPPAVVQGNGLPLAYMDNGHQISYQPYAGSYNTHYSPAEVTFGGYGPGGDLAGYASRSLAYAPPAHQAYPPPPQTSAAAFVQQQQQQMLHSGMPTYEQQHHPHAQHAAHKPAWPQPIMQPLQVTFPNSFPDPGLTQLGVSNDQVIKTEPKVKQEIKTEPLVSIEPPGPSVIAMHTSAESHSIKIKTDLFKEAEASNQIRRGVITESGEIEKAPGSNAEMQIRQSNLTEVGRDGVNKSNEIAAINKDIVSDPNLDMLGGVCMVGDVEGGKSRISDSGNSTDSANKNKFQGSEDETKIPNEIYFGTPDISTYRPKMMSTTSAVVTTTTTPKPVSAAMSISGEGKKRGRPKGSCNKPKPPVGTPGVPRPQVGRPRGAGHSSSYMAHPIRPFKRDFSGIRFRRRWSDDGLDSSHIPNEVYFGDVPVSMEILFNYYDTNSEREKLHSHQKMAQQTPGNVTLVYSSSDSSSDDSSDSDSSDTENEPVGLTQPTKRGPGRPRGSKTINRRSDGQQLSSGGSPGDKPPGITDMKKFLKAAGIDYDYNKLVDGATSNKDRVARLMGLLHGKGLVGPPSMEACRALYDGPPPRRRGPKPGTKRTPRPSISLSTEAPEVELTPSVTDEESRRVTRGQTSGKPRQRIVISSDEEDSHTPLSKLRTMRQ; translated from the exons ATGAACAACTACGAGGAGCGCGGAGTGCCAGGCGTCGCCGGGGTCACGGGAGTCACAGGAGTGactggagtcggagtcggtgtgggagtcggagtcggagtcggagtcggagtgcCCCACAAGCGAGTGCGCATGGAAGCCGACCCGGGCGCGCCCCCCGCCGTCGTGCAGGGCAACGGGCTTCCGCTCGCCTACATGG ACAATGGACATCAGATATCGTACCAACCGTACGCTGGATCGTACAACACCCACTATTCGCCTGCAGAGGTGACCTTCGGCGGATACGGTCCCGGCGGAGATCTGGCCGGATACGCGTCTCGCAGCCTAGCGTACGCTCCGCCCGCTCACCAGGCTTACCCTCCTCCGCCTCAAACTTCCGCTGCTGCTTTCGtgcagcagcagcaacagcaaATGCTCCATTCGGGGATGCCCACGTACGAGCAGCAGCATCACCCTCACGCCCAACACGCCGCCCACAAACCCGCATGGCCTCAGCCCATCATGCAACCTTTGCAGGTTACTTTTCCTAACAGTTTTCCGGATCCAGGGCTGACTCAACTCGGG GTGTCCAATGACCAAGTGATCAAAACGGAACCGAAAGTGAAACAAGAAATCAAAACTGAACCTTTAGTAAGCATCGAGCCGCCCGGTCCATCTGTTATCGCTATGCACACGTCTGCTGAATCCCACTCG ATTAAAATCAAAACTGACCTTTTTAAAGAAGCGGAGGCTTCGAATCAAATCCGGAGAGGGGTCATTACCGAAAGTGGCGAAATAGAAAAGGCACCCGGGAGTA ATGCTGAAATGCAAATTAGACAGTCTAATTTAACCGAAGTTGGACGCGATGGAGTTAATAAAAGTAACGAAATTGCAGCCATCAATAAAG ATATAGTTTCCGACCCGAATTTAGACATGCTGGGTGGTGTTTGCATGGTGGGAGATGTCGAAGGTGGAAAATCTCGAATATCGGACAGTGGAAACAGCACCGATagcgcaaataaaaataaatttcaagg TTCTGAAGATGAGACGAAGATACCTAATGAGATATATTTCGGAACACCAGACATATCAACGTATCGCCCCAAAATGATGTCCACAACTAGTGCAGTTGTCACTACTACTACTACACCCAAACCGGTATCAGCAGCGATGTCCATCAGTGGAGAAGGCAAGAAAAGGGGTCGTCCAAAAGGATCCTGTAACAAACCTAAACCCCCG GTGGGGACACCTGGAGTTCCACGTCCTCAAGTGGGACGACCACGTGGTGCTGGTCACAGTAGTTCTTACATGGCTCATCCTATTAGGCCATTCAAACGAGATTTCTCTGGCATTCGATTTAGAAG GAGATGGAGTGATGATGGTCTCGATTCATCTCACATACCGAATGAAGTTTATTTTGGTGATGTGCCAGTTTCAATGGAgatactttttaattattatgatacaaaTTCCGAAAGAGAAAAATTGCACTCTCATCAAAAAAtg gcGCAACAGACTCCTGGCAATGTTACTTTGGTTTATTCATCATCAGATAGTTCATCAGATGATTCTTCTGATAGTGATTCAAGTGATACTGAGAATGAACCAGTA GGACTTACACAACCAACCAAAAGAGGTCCAGGTCGACCACGTGGCTCTAAAACAATCAATCGTCGTTCTGATGGACAACAGCTCTCATCCGGAGGCAGTCCTGGTGACAAACCTCCGGGAATCACCGATATGAAAAAGTTCCTCAAGGCAGCTGGAATAGACTATGACTACAATAAGTTGGTTGATG GTGCTACGTCTAACAAGGATCGTGTGGCTCGCTTAATGGGGCTTTTGCATGGTAAAGGCTTAGTGGGCCCTCCTTCGATGGAAGCCTGCCGAGCCCTTTATGATGGCCCTCCTCCACGTCGCCGGGGACCAAAACCAGGCACCAAACGAACTCCGAGACCATCTATTTCTCTGTCCACGGAAGCTCCGGAAGTTGAATTAACACCAT ccgTTACCGACGAAGAATCTCGGCGAGTGACCCGTGGCCAAACATCTGGCAAACCTCGCCAGCGCATTGTTATCTCTTCAGATGAAGAAGACTCCCACACTCCCTTAAGCAAATTAAGAACAATGCGTCAATAA